From the Glandiceps talaboti chromosome 12, keGlaTala1.1, whole genome shotgun sequence genome, one window contains:
- the LOC144443498 gene encoding tubulin-specific chaperone A-like produces MAAADPRIRQLKIKTGVVKRLGKERSMYEKEVVDQQEKINKMEADGKDEYDIRKQKEVLQESKIMIPDCTRRLKTAHSELQTMLENEKELAETEEYKAAEAIVNEVKP; encoded by the exons ATGGCTGCCGCAGACCCTAGAATTCGTCAACTCAAAATCAAAACCGGAGTTGTGAAAAG ACTCGGCAAGGAAAGGAGCATGTATGAAAAAGAAGTTGTAGATCAACAGGAAAAGATCAACAAAATGGAGGCTGATGGAAAAGATGAATATGATATAAGGAAGCAG AAAGAAGTATTACAAGAATCTAAAATTATGATTCCTGATTGTACAAGAAGACTAAAGACTGCACATTCAGAACTTCAAACAATGCTG GAAAATGAGAAGGAATTGGCTGAAACAGAAGAATACAAGGCAGCAGAAGCAATAGTGAATGAAGTCAAACCTTAA
- the LOC144443769 gene encoding AP-3 complex subunit beta-2-like, whose product MAHNNSEHKSYANERPPSTGSGEADIATDPASGGIFAADYKKHEDLKQMLDSNKDSLKLEAMKRIIGMVAKGKDASDLFAPIVKNVVSKNIEIKKLVYVYLVRYAEEQQDLALLSISTFQRGLKDPNQLIRASALRVLSSIRVPVIVPIMMLAIQEAVNDMSPYVRKTAAHAIPKLYSLDPEQKEQLIEVIEKLLSDKTTLVAGSVVYSFEEVCPERIDLIHKHYRKLCNLLIDVEEWGQVVIINMLTRYARTQFLDPNTGDVIAEDTPENFYGSEDDSDKEIKASAVPEKKPYMMDHDHRLLLRNCKPLLQSRNASVVMQVAQLYHHIAPKSEVGLVAKPLVRLLRSHREVQSIVLSNIATMSAKRRGMFEPFLKSFFVRSNDPTHIRLLKLEILTNLGSETSISTILREFQTYVTSSDKNFVAATIQAIGRCASNIAEVTDSCLNGLMALLSNRDESVVGESVVVMKKLLQMNPTEHKEIIRHLARLTDSITVPMARASILWLIGEYSDRVPKIAPDVLRKMAKTFTSEEDIVKLQILNLGAKLYLTNSKQTKLLCQYVLNLAKYDQNYDIRDRARFQRQLLFPNEKGGALSKHAKKMFLSSKPAPVLESVFKDRDQFQLGSLSHMINTKATGYNELPDFPEEMPDPSVRNVDIPTPWDEPSKPSAKKKTKKPEKFYSSSEAEESSSETDSDSESSDSSSSSDSDSESESGSESSSSESEEEKMKVSKTKKKVIKSTDTEEESSSESSSDSDSSSEDSSDDETESDSEDEKMKSKTKTKTKSSPEKSSKKVQKASSAKGKQDIQLLDFDDFGSTPNNVTNHVSEPSVLMPTLASDLQGLSLSEGSNISVTTAMKSPTKTYELVNRMHGQGLSAVYRFTRGTCIYSTQMVAIELTFTNTSDAQIKSIKMGEAKLQGNMKVHEFQEVQSLGVGQSVNTSMGVDYCDTTQPAHFEICTESRKFTVTINAPVGELLQPISMSENEFLKHQSKLRGMNENTGKTEIPTANNETSTIHQRTAEVANVQVVPVTDVDSRVYRFAGRTASGGSLCLVTVKSSESGSANITVNCEKMVIGNMLVKDLKNSLCKVK is encoded by the exons ATGGTAGCTAAAGGGAAAGATGCATCAGATCTTTTTGCTCCTATCGTCAAAAATGTGgtttccaaaaatattgag ATTAAAAAGTTGGTGTATGTTTACTTGGTTCGATATGCTGAAGAACAACAGGATTTAGCTTTGCTTTCTATAAGCACTTTCCAAAGAGGCCTCAAG GATCCTAATCAACTGATCAGAGCGTCAGCACTTCGAGTACTTTCCAGCATCAGAGTTCCTGTCATTGTTCCTATCATGATGTTAGCTATCCAAGAGGCAGTCAATGATATGTCACCCTATGTTCGAAAGACAGCTGCCCATGCTATCCCAAAACTTTATAG tcttgaTCCAGAACAAAAGGAGCAACTGATTGAAGTCATCGAAAAATTACTATCAGATAAAACCACA CTTGTTGCAGGCAGTGTTGTATATTCCTTTGAGGAAGTTTGTCCAGAACGGATTGACCTTATTCATAAACACTATCGTAAACTATGTAACCTGCTGATAGACGTTGAAGAGTGGGGACAGGTTGTCATCATCAACATGTTAACAAGATATGCTAGAACTCAGTTTTTGGATCCAAATACAGGG gaTGTGATAGCTGAAGACACTCCAGAGAATTTCTATGGATCAGAAGATGATAGTGACAAAGAAATCAAAGCGTCAGCAGTCCCTGAAAAGAAACCATACATGATGGATCATGATCATAGATTACTTCTAAGAAATTGTAAACCTCTCCTGCAAAGTAGAAATGCATCA GTTGTCATGCAAGTAGCTCAGTTATACCATCATATAGCACCGAAGAGTGAAGTTGGACTTGTTGCCAAGCCACTAGTCAGATTATTAAGGAGTCACAG GGAAGTGCAATCCATAGTACTTAGTAACATTGCTACCATGAGTGCCAAGAGAAGGGGCATGTTTGAACCATTTCTGAAGAGTTTCTTTGTCCGCTCTAACGATCCAACTCACATTCGCCTACTCAAATTAGAAATTCTAACCAATCTAGGAAGTGAGACCAGTATATCTACAATACTTAGAGAGTTTCAG ACATACGTGACCAGTTCTGATAAGAATTTTGTAGCAGCTACTATACAAGCTATTGGTCGATGTGCTAGTAATATTGCTGAAGTTACTGATTCCTGTCTAAATGGACTCATGGCATTGTTGTCTAACAGAGATG AATCTGTTGTTGGGGAGAGTGTAGTTGTCATGAAGAAATTACTACAAATGAATCCAACTGAACATAAAGAAATCATACGACATTTAGCGAGGCTGACTGACTCTATCACG GTTCCTATGGCCCGTGCCAGTATCCTATGGTTGATAGGGGAGTATTCTGACAGAGTACCCAAGATTGCACCCGATGTACTCCGTAAGATGGCAAAGACTTTCACTAGTGAAGAAGATATTGTTAAGCTCCAGATTCTCAATCTTGGAGCTAAACTCTACTTAACAAATTCAAAGCAG ACCAAACTTCTTTGTCAATATGTGTTAAATTTAGCTAAGTATGATCAAAATTATGACATTCGGGACAGAGCAAGATTTCAGAGACAGCTGCTATTTCCCAATGAGAAAGGAGGTGCTCTAAGTAAACATGCGAAGAAAATGTTTCTATCTTCAAAACCAGCGCCAGTGCTAGAGTCTGTCTTCAAAG ATCGTGACCAATTCCAGTTAGGTTCTTTATCTCATATGATTAACACAAAAGCAACAGGTTACAATGAACTGCCAGACTTTCCTGAAGAAATGCCCGATCCTTCAGTCAGAAATGTAGAT ATACCTACTCCATGGGATGAACCCTCCAAACCCTCAgcaaaaaagaagacaaaaaagCCAGAAAAATTTTATTCAAGTAGTGAGGCTGAAGAAAGTAGTTCAG aAACGGATAGTGATTCAGAGAGCAGTGACTCATCATCGTCATCAgactcagattcagaatcagaaaGTGGATCCGAAAGTTCTTCAAGTGAAAGTGAAGAAGAAAAGATGAAAGTGTCCAAGACCAAGAAGAAAGTAATAAAATCAACTGATACAGAAGAAGAAAGTAGTAGTGAATCATCCAGTGATAGCGACTCATCTAGTGAAGATAGCTCCGATGATGAAACAGAGTCAGATAGCGAAGACGAAAAGATGAAGTCTAAGACTAAAACG AAAACAAAGTCATCACCTGAAAAGAGCAGCAAAAAAGTACAGAAAGCATCATCGGCAAAAGGCAAACAAGACATACAACTTCTAGATTTTGATGACT TTGGAAGCACTCCTAATAATGTTACTAATCATGTGTCTGAACCCAGTGTACTGATGCCAACACTAGCTTCAGATCTACAGGGATTGTCACTGTCAGAAGGAAGCAATATTTCT GTGACAACTGCCATGAAATCACCAACAAAGACATATGAATTAGTTAACAGAATGCACGGCCAGGGTTTGAGTGCAGTATACAGATTTACACGGGGTACTTGTATCTATTCAACACAAATGGTAGCTATTGAGTTAACATTTACCAATACCAGTGATGCACAGATTAAATCTATCAAGATGGGGGAAGCCAAACTACAAGGAAATATGAAAGTGCATGAATTCCAAGAGGTTCAGTCGTTAGGTGTAGGCCAGTCTGTCAATACTTCTATGGGAGTGGACTACTGTGATACCACACAGCCAGCCCATTTCGAAATCTG tacTGAAAGTAGGAAATTCACCGTAACCATAAATGCGCCAGTAGGTGAACTATTGCAGCCTATTTCAatgagtgaaaatgaatttctaAAACACCAAA GTAAACTACGAggaatgaatgaaaatacagGCAAAACAGAGATACCAACTGCTAACAATGAGACATCAACAATTCACCAACGCACAGCTGAAGTAGCCAACGTCCAAGTTGTCCCTGTAACGGACGTGGATAGCAGGGTATACAGGTTTGCTGGCCGCACAGCGTCTGGTGGTTCACTCTGCCTTGTTACCGTTAAATCCAGTGAAAGTGGATCAGCAAATATTACAGTCAATTGTGAAAAAATGGTTATAGGCAATATGCTTGTTAAAGATCTAAAAAATTCTCTCTGCAAAGTCAAGTGA
- the LOC144443519 gene encoding uncharacterized protein LOC144443519 — MKVLLLALFLWAAVVSCHDHFDEPPPTPCGGKSKYSAACNDLESGADIHVDHHHGHDHHHHHHDHDHDHHHHDHDHHHDHYHGDHDHHHHHHHDDHDHHHHSDHDHEQDNPVDDQNQLQDDQPESSPELTHKEMFKRGHMQPFGYHRPPDGEVEELNYMIAPEDFYQHFVAKHRPVLFKGMAKHWKAYNSWTDSYLREKYGDLEFKMETKDDDKTVFLSSRKLNDFLDAYETGNLYLVDEVAPEMRDEVTMPLCLRCEEISTKFFVTYFWMSSGGTNSSIHEDTDENMLCVIRGSKRTLLISPSYSHDLYADDANVLGFSPVPADKVDLEKYPRVMNVRYTVANMEEGDMLYLPQMWWHQVNSGKGRQQAVAMWWKSKPWWKSSDKHAMPRDPEDAKNDLSSAERKFSFSSILAYYERWIQKTGHLVPRPKCESQYKTMADFHFESDNYETEMNVGIEGDEEEHIDRECEFDQSNPNNPCAVCNASEEEDEDEIECVKLILEYCSKHDDRGCVVMLPQHLNRLDQEQYREILEELSKQ; from the exons ATGAAGGTCCTGTTGCTGGCTTTGTTTCTCTGGGCTGCAGTGGTGTCATGCCACGACCATTTCGACGAGCCCCCACCAACGCCATGTGGAGGAAAAAGCAAATACAGTGCTGCATGCAATGATTTGGAGAGTGGTGCCGATATTCATGTTGATCACCATCATGGACAtgatcaccatcaccatcaccatgaCCACGACCATGACCACCATCATCATGACCATGACCACCACCATGATCATTACCATGGTGACCatgaccatcatcatcatcatcaccatgatGACCATGATCATCATCACCATAGCGACCATGATCATGAACAAGATAATCCCGTTGATGATCAGAATCAGCTGCAAGATGATCAGCCAGAATCATCTCCAGAACTGACTCACAAGGAAATGTTTAAAAGAGGACACATGCAGCCATTTGGTTATCACCGTCCACCAGATGGTGAAGTTGAAGAATTAAACTACATGATTGCTCCAGAGGACTTCTATCAACATTTTGTTGCCAAACACAGACCTGTACTTTTCAAAGGCATGGCAAAACATTGGAAAGCCTATAACTCATGGACGGACTCGTACCTCAGAGAGAAATATGGTGACTTGGAATTCAAGATGGAAACAAAAGAtgatgataaaactgtttttctgtcAAGCAGAAAACTGAATGATTTCTTAGATGCGTATGAGACAGGCAACTTGTACTTAGTGGACGAAGTAGCACCAGAAATGAGAGATGAAGTAACGATGCCACTCTGTTTGCGATGCGAAGAAATCAGTACCAAGTTCTTTGTGACCTATTTTTGGATGAGCAGCGGAGGAACAAACTCTTCCATCCACGAAGACACTGACGAGAATATGTTATGTGTAATCAGGGGTTCAAAAAGAACTTTGTTGATATCACCATCATACTCTCATGATTTGTATGCAGATGATGCCAATGTACTTG GTTTTTCCCCAGTACCAGCAGACAAAGTAGACCTAGAGAAATACCCAAGAGTTATGAATGTGAGATACACTGTGGCCAACATGGAGGAAGGTGATATGCTGTATTTGCCTCAAATGTGGTGGCATCAG GTAAATTCAGGAAAGGGTAGGCAACAAGCAGTAGCAATGTGGTGGAAGTCTAAACCATGGTGGAAAAGTTCTGATAAACATGCTATGCCTAGAGATCCTGAAGATGCCAAAAATG ATCTTAGCAGTGCAGAGAGGAAGTTTTCGTTCAGTAGTATATTAGCGTACTATGAAAGATGGATACAGAAAACAGGTCATCTGGTCCCCAGACCTAAATGTGAATCACAGTATAAAACTATGGCTGACTTCCATTTTGAGTCTGATAACTACGAAACAGAAATGAATGTTGGTATCGAAGGTGATGAG GAGGAACATATTGATAGAGAGTGTGAGTTTGACCAATCCAACCCAAACAATCCCTGTGCAGTATGTAATGCCAGTGAAGAGGAAGACGAAGACGAAATAGAATGTGTCAAGTTAATCCTTGAATATTGCTCTAAGCACGATGACAGAGGTTGTGTTGTCATGCTACCACAACACCTCAATAGGCTCGACCAAGAACAATATCGGGAAATTCTAGAGGAATTGTCTAAGCAGTAA